In a genomic window of Rhodovulum sp. P5:
- the tatA gene encoding twin-arginine translocase TatA/TatE family subunit: MLNNIGLPGLLLIAVVVLVLFGRGKISSLMGEVGKGITAFKKGVKEETEEAAKSLESARDVTPEEEKDKA, encoded by the coding sequence ATGCTGAACAATATCGGCCTTCCCGGCCTTCTGCTTATCGCCGTCGTCGTGCTGGTGCTTTTCGGCCGGGGCAAGATTTCCTCGCTGATGGGCGAGGTCGGCAAGGGCATCACCGCCTTCAAGAAGGGCGTGAAGGAAGAGACCGAAGAGGCCGCCAAAAGCCTTGAGTCCGCCCGCGACGTGACGCCCGAAGAGGAAAAGGACAAGGCGTAA
- the tatB gene encoding Sec-independent protein translocase protein TatB encodes MFDLGWTELLLIGIVALIVVGPKDLPGMFRTLGRFTAKARNMAREFQRAMDDAADQAGVKDMANDLRDVANPRKMGLDKLSEAAEKFEKWEPKLPKGAGPATAEMTEERAEKAAKMRAAMAEKAEARQAAEAAAASETAPAPETKGDA; translated from the coding sequence ATGTTCGACCTTGGCTGGACCGAACTTCTGCTGATCGGCATCGTGGCACTGATCGTGGTGGGCCCCAAGGACCTGCCCGGCATGTTCCGCACGCTGGGCCGTTTCACCGCAAAGGCCCGCAACATGGCGCGGGAGTTTCAGCGCGCGATGGACGACGCCGCCGACCAGGCCGGTGTCAAGGACATGGCCAACGACCTGAGGGACGTGGCCAACCCGCGCAAGATGGGGCTCGACAAGCTGAGCGAGGCGGCGGAAAAATTCGAGAAGTGGGAACCGAAGCTGCCCAAGGGCGCCGGCCCCGCCACCGCCGAGATGACCGAGGAGCGCGCCGAGAAAGCCGCGAAGATGCGCGCGGCCATGGCCGAAAAGGCCGAGGCGCGCCAGGCGGCCGAAGCCGCCGCCGCATCCGAAACCGCGCCGGCGCCTGAGACCAAGGGCGACGCATGA
- the tatC gene encoding twin-arginine translocase subunit TatC, whose amino-acid sequence MSTDEIDDSSAPLIEHLAELRTRLIYSLAAFVVGMIICFAIWNPIFNFLTHPICGALAERGQDCGLYLIKLQEGFFVAIQISLLGGFALSFPFIAFQMWRFVAPGLYKSEKGAFLPFLIASPFMFFLGAAFAFYVVTPLAFDFFLGFQQVGSLSADGADVASETAGITFHGSVQEYLALTIKFIIAFGLCFQLPVLLTLMGKAGLVSAKGLGSVRKYAVVGILVLAALVTPPDVITQVILFVVVYGLYEISILLVGRVERKREKELREQGLWVDEDDEDDPLMREFDEGEEPGR is encoded by the coding sequence ATGAGCACCGACGAAATCGACGACAGTTCCGCGCCCCTGATCGAGCATCTGGCCGAGCTTCGCACCCGGCTGATCTATTCGCTGGCCGCCTTCGTGGTCGGCATGATCATCTGCTTCGCGATCTGGAACCCGATCTTCAACTTCCTGACCCACCCGATCTGCGGCGCGCTGGCCGAACGCGGGCAGGATTGTGGGCTCTACCTGATCAAGTTGCAGGAAGGCTTCTTCGTCGCGATCCAGATCTCGCTTCTGGGCGGGTTCGCACTGTCCTTTCCGTTCATCGCCTTCCAGATGTGGCGGTTCGTGGCGCCGGGGCTGTACAAGTCGGAAAAGGGCGCGTTCCTGCCCTTCCTGATCGCCTCGCCCTTCATGTTCTTCCTTGGCGCGGCGTTTGCGTTCTACGTGGTCACGCCGCTGGCCTTCGACTTCTTCTTGGGCTTTCAGCAGGTCGGCTCGCTGAGTGCGGACGGGGCGGATGTGGCGTCCGAAACGGCGGGCATTACCTTTCACGGCTCCGTGCAGGAGTATCTGGCATTGACCATCAAGTTCATCATCGCGTTTGGCCTGTGCTTCCAGTTGCCGGTCCTGCTGACGCTGATGGGCAAGGCGGGGCTGGTCTCGGCCAAGGGGCTGGGATCGGTGCGGAAATACGCCGTGGTGGGCATTCTGGTTCTGGCCGCGCTGGTGACACCGCCCGACGTGATCACGCAGGTGATCCTGTTCGTGGTGGTCTATGGGCTTTATGAAATCTCGATCCTTCTGGTCGGCCGGGTCGAGAGGAAGCGCGAGAAGGAATTGCGCGAACAGGGCCTGTGGGTCGACGAAGATGACGAAGACGACCCGCTGATGCGCGAGTTCGACGAGGGTGAGGAGCCGGGGCGGTGA
- a CDS encoding ATP-binding protein — protein sequence MQPAPAEAPDYKAAEAFVWHVAPDRLASVSEVNRVDLTLLQGIDRARDTLLDNTRHFAKGLPANNALLWGARGMGKSSLVKAVHAAVVAEGHALKIVEVQREDLPSIGRLLTLLRAADERFLLFCDDLSFSHDDQHYKSLKAVLDGGIEGRPANVVFYATSNRRHLMPRDMIENERSSAINPSEAVEEKVSLSDRFGLWLGFHPCSQDDYLAMIRGYCAAHGLEIDDETLRAEAIEWQATRGARSGRVAWQFFTDLAARRGVRL from the coding sequence ATGCAGCCCGCCCCGGCCGAAGCCCCCGACTATAAAGCGGCAGAGGCCTTCGTCTGGCATGTCGCCCCCGACCGTCTGGCCTCGGTGTCCGAGGTCAACCGGGTCGACCTGACGCTGTTGCAGGGGATCGACCGGGCGCGCGACACGCTCTTGGACAACACCCGCCATTTTGCGAAAGGGCTGCCCGCGAACAACGCGCTTTTGTGGGGCGCGCGCGGGATGGGCAAATCGAGCCTTGTGAAGGCCGTGCATGCGGCCGTGGTCGCCGAAGGGCACGCCCTGAAAATCGTCGAGGTTCAGCGGGAGGACCTGCCCTCCATCGGCCGGTTGCTGACGCTCTTACGCGCCGCCGACGAACGCTTCCTGCTGTTCTGCGATGACCTGTCGTTCAGCCATGACGACCAGCACTACAAATCGCTGAAGGCCGTGCTGGATGGCGGGATCGAGGGGCGACCGGCCAATGTGGTGTTCTACGCCACCTCGAACCGCCGCCACCTGATGCCCCGCGACATGATCGAGAACGAACGGTCGTCGGCGATCAACCCGTCCGAGGCGGTCGAGGAAAAGGTCTCTCTCTCCGACCGGTTCGGCCTTTGGCTGGGGTTCCACCCGTGCAGCCAGGACGACTACCTTGCGATGATCCGCGGCTATTGCGCGGCGCATGGGCTGGAGATCGACGACGAGACGCTGCGCGCCGAAGCGATCGAGTGGCAAGCCACGCGCGGGGCGCGGTCGGGCCGGGTCGCATGGCAGTTCTTCACCGATCTGGCGGCGCGACGCGGCGTGCGGCTGTAA
- the cobS gene encoding cobaltochelatase subunit CobS: MNSVVKPTEEISVRDIFGIDTDMVVKGFEEKSDRVPDFDSTYKFDPDTTLAILAGFSHNRRVMIQGYHGTGKSTHIEQVAARLNWPCVRVNLDSHISRIDLIGKDAIKLKDGKQVTEFQEGILPWALRNACAIVFDEYDAGRADVMFVIQRVLEVDGKLTLLDQNEVITPHPYFRLFATSNTVGLGDTTGLYHGTQQINQGQMDRWSMVATLNYLSHDAETAIVLAKCPHYNTEKGRKTIGHMVTVADLTRTAFMNGDLSTVMSPRTVIAWAQNAEIFRNVGYAFRVTFLNKCDELERQTVAEFYQRLFDEELPESAASVSVS, from the coding sequence ATGAACAGCGTAGTGAAACCCACCGAAGAAATCTCGGTGCGCGACATCTTCGGGATCGACACGGACATGGTGGTCAAGGGATTCGAAGAGAAATCCGACCGCGTGCCCGATTTCGATTCCACCTACAAGTTCGATCCCGATACCACGCTGGCCATCCTTGCCGGCTTTTCCCACAATCGCCGCGTGATGATCCAGGGCTATCACGGCACGGGCAAGTCGACCCATATCGAACAGGTCGCCGCGCGGCTGAACTGGCCCTGCGTGCGGGTGAACCTCGACAGCCATATCAGCCGGATCGACCTGATCGGGAAAGACGCGATCAAGCTGAAGGACGGCAAGCAGGTGACCGAGTTTCAGGAAGGCATCCTGCCCTGGGCTCTGCGCAACGCCTGCGCGATCGTGTTCGACGAATACGATGCGGGCCGGGCCGACGTGATGTTCGTGATCCAGCGCGTGCTGGAGGTTGACGGCAAGCTGACGCTTCTGGACCAGAACGAGGTGATCACGCCCCACCCCTATTTCCGCCTGTTCGCGACGTCGAACACGGTTGGCCTTGGCGATACGACGGGCCTGTACCATGGCACCCAGCAGATCAACCAGGGCCAGATGGACCGCTGGTCGATGGTGGCGACGCTGAACTATCTGTCCCACGACGCCGAAACGGCGATCGTTCTGGCCAAGTGCCCGCATTACAACACCGAGAAGGGCCGCAAGACCATCGGCCATATGGTGACGGTCGCCGACCTGACCCGCACGGCGTTCATGAACGGCGATCTGTCGACCGTGATGAGCCCGCGCACCGTGATCGCATGGGCCCAGAATGCCGAGATCTTCCGCAATGTCGGCTACGCGTTCCGGGTGACCTTCCTCAACAAGTGCGACGAACTGGAACGCCAGACGGTGGCGGAGTTCTATCAGCGCCTGTTCGACGAGGAACTGCCCGAAAGCGCCGCCAGCGTCAGCGTCAGCTGA
- a CDS encoding aspartate/glutamate racemase family protein — protein MPTRPLKQKTIGLLGGCSNVATGEYYRFLNDAVNARLGGWEIAETLIAGMNFGNIEAFIRDNDWDGLGRYMQSKIDSLVAGGADVILCVSNTLHKPMEALMEGAPIPMIHIADPTGAAIKAQGLRKVALFGTRPVMEMDYLKARYQDRFGIETVAPSEAERTDIDRIIFDELVKGELREASKRRYLDIAARMRRDDGVEGLILGCTEIFLLIDQDDAPDFPMFNTSKLHCDAAVEFALSS, from the coding sequence ATGCCGACACGACCGCTGAAACAAAAGACCATCGGTTTGCTCGGTGGCTGCTCGAACGTGGCGACGGGCGAATATTATCGGTTCCTGAACGACGCCGTGAATGCACGGCTGGGGGGATGGGAAATTGCCGAGACACTGATCGCGGGCATGAACTTCGGAAATATCGAGGCCTTTATTCGCGACAATGATTGGGACGGTCTCGGCCGGTACATGCAATCGAAGATCGATAGCCTGGTCGCGGGCGGCGCGGATGTCATCCTGTGTGTCTCCAACACGCTGCACAAACCGATGGAAGCCTTGATGGAGGGCGCACCGATCCCGATGATCCACATCGCCGATCCCACGGGCGCTGCGATCAAGGCACAGGGGCTGCGCAAGGTCGCGCTGTTCGGCACGCGGCCGGTGATGGAGATGGATTATCTCAAGGCGCGCTATCAGGACCGGTTCGGGATCGAGACCGTCGCGCCATCCGAAGCGGAACGGACGGACATCGACCGGATCATCTTCGATGAACTGGTCAAGGGCGAGCTGAGAGAGGCGTCCAAGCGCCGTTACCTTGATATCGCCGCCCGCATGAGGCGCGATGATGGGGTGGAGGGCCTGATCCTGGGATGCACGGAGATATTCCTGCTGATCGATCAGGACGACGCACCGGACTTTCCGATGTTCAACACGTCAAAGCTGCATTGCGATGCTGCGGTGGAATTCGCGCTGTCATCGTGA
- the cobT gene encoding cobaltochelatase subunit CobT, with the protein MPKPTDNPADPFKKALAEATKVMADDPDLGISYSVDPPGMAGDAMRLPQISRRMSRDEVLLARGTADAYALRHKYHDTATHARYRPTGQLASDLYEAMEVARCEAMGARTMPGTASNIDAMIAAEAGKKGYAEAREASEVPLAAAAGYLVRHLATGRDLPEGADNVMQLWRGFIEEQAGGTLEDVNGVLADQAAFARMARQVISDLGYGDQLGDDPDLEDDENEEDSAETDEEPPENYGEEEQQDSDEADASAEQEQDSTQDMAQAHISPDEAADMEMGEETELPDGEAPLEPPPPPPHSEADPDYTVFSPDYDEEIVAQDLAEPAELERLRAYLDQQLDPLKGAVGRLANKLQRRLQAQQNRSWEFDREEGILDAGRLARVVANPTTPLSFKVEKDTEFRDTVVTLLLDNSGSMRGRPISIAAICADVLARTLERCDVKVEILGFTTRAWKGGQSREKWLAEGRPQRPGRLNDLRHIVYKSADAPWRRSRENLGLMMKEGLLKENIDGEALEWAHRRMMARPEARKILMVISDGAPVDDSTLSVNAANYLEKHLRDVIAMVERKKIVELIAIGIGHDVTRYYDRAVTITDVEQLAGAMTEQLASLFDKDPRARARMVGIKKAG; encoded by the coding sequence ATGCCCAAACCGACCGACAACCCCGCCGATCCGTTCAAGAAGGCCCTGGCCGAGGCCACGAAGGTGATGGCCGACGACCCCGATCTCGGCATTTCCTACTCGGTCGATCCGCCGGGCATGGCGGGGGATGCGATGCGCCTGCCGCAGATCAGCCGCCGGATGAGCCGGGACGAGGTGCTTTTGGCCCGCGGAACGGCGGACGCCTACGCCCTGCGGCACAAGTATCACGACACCGCCACCCATGCCCGCTATCGCCCCACCGGGCAGTTGGCGAGCGATCTGTATGAGGCGATGGAAGTCGCCCGGTGCGAGGCGATGGGCGCCCGCACCATGCCGGGCACGGCCAGCAATATCGACGCCATGATCGCCGCCGAAGCGGGCAAGAAGGGATATGCCGAGGCGCGGGAGGCCAGCGAAGTGCCCCTTGCCGCCGCCGCGGGCTATCTGGTCCGGCACCTTGCCACGGGTCGCGACCTGCCCGAGGGCGCGGATAACGTCATGCAGCTTTGGCGCGGCTTCATCGAGGAACAGGCCGGCGGCACGCTGGAGGACGTGAACGGGGTTCTGGCCGATCAGGCGGCCTTTGCCCGGATGGCGCGGCAGGTGATCAGCGATCTGGGCTATGGCGACCAGCTGGGCGACGACCCCGACCTTGAGGACGACGAAAACGAAGAGGACAGCGCCGAAACGGACGAGGAACCGCCCGAGAACTACGGCGAGGAGGAGCAGCAGGACAGCGACGAGGCCGACGCCAGCGCCGAGCAGGAGCAGGACAGCACGCAGGACATGGCGCAGGCCCATATCAGCCCCGACGAGGCGGCGGATATGGAAATGGGCGAGGAGACGGAACTTCCCGACGGGGAGGCCCCGCTGGAACCGCCGCCCCCGCCGCCCCATTCCGAGGCCGACCCCGACTACACCGTCTTCTCCCCCGACTATGATGAGGAGATCGTGGCGCAGGATCTGGCAGAGCCCGCCGAACTGGAACGGCTGCGCGCCTATCTGGATCAGCAACTGGACCCGTTGAAAGGCGCGGTCGGGCGGCTGGCCAACAAGTTGCAGCGCCGGCTTCAGGCGCAGCAGAACCGCAGTTGGGAATTCGACCGGGAGGAAGGGATCCTCGATGCCGGGCGGCTGGCCCGCGTGGTGGCGAATCCCACCACGCCGCTGAGTTTCAAGGTCGAGAAGGATACAGAGTTCCGCGACACGGTGGTGACGCTGCTGCTGGACAATTCCGGATCCATGCGGGGGCGGCCGATTTCCATCGCCGCGATCTGCGCCGATGTTCTGGCCCGCACGCTGGAACGATGCGACGTGAAGGTCGAGATCCTCGGCTTTACCACCCGCGCGTGGAAAGGCGGGCAAAGCCGCGAGAAATGGCTGGCCGAGGGGCGGCCGCAGCGCCCCGGACGCCTGAACGACCTGCGCCATATCGTGTACAAATCGGCGGATGCGCCGTGGCGGCGGTCGCGCGAAAACCTGGGCCTGATGATGAAAGAGGGTCTTCTGAAGGAAAACATCGACGGCGAGGCGCTGGAATGGGCGCATCGGCGGATGATGGCCCGGCCCGAGGCGCGCAAGATCCTGATGGTGATTTCCGACGGCGCACCGGTGGACGATTCCACCCTGTCGGTGAACGCCGCCAACTATCTTGAAAAACACCTGCGCGACGTGATCGCGATGGTGGAACGCAAGAAGATCGTCGAACTGATCGCCATCGGCATCGGCCATGACGTGACGCGGTATTATGACCGGGCGGTCACGATCACCGATGTCGAACAGTTGGCCGGCGCGATGACCGAACAGCTTGCCAGCCTGTTCGACAAGGACCCACGCGCCCGGGCGCGCATGGTCGGGATCAAGAAGGCGGGATAG